From the genome of Indicator indicator isolate 239-I01 chromosome 17, UM_Iind_1.1, whole genome shotgun sequence, one region includes:
- the KCNE5 gene encoding potassium voltage-gated channel subfamily E regulatory beta subunit 5 has translation MNCSEPRLPALLSALLRELRRAGNASTGTGVGPGGDASLYILLIMIFYGCLAGGLILAYTRSRKLESKHDPYHLYIERDWGRGAGPGQPTEESSPEGQRLV, from the coding sequence ATGAACTGCAGCGAGCCGCGGCTGCCGGCGCTGCTCAGCGCGCTGTTGCGGGAGCTGCGCCGCGCCGGCAACGCCAGCACCGGGACCGGGGTCGGTCCGGGGGGCGACGCCTCGCTCTACATCCTGCTCATCATGATCTTCTACGGCTGCCTGGCCGGGGGGCTCATCCTGGCCTACACTCGCTCTCGgaagctggaatccaagcatgACCCGTACCACCTCTACATCGAGCGGGACTGGGGCCGTGGTGCCGGCCCGGGACAGCCGACCGAGGAGAGCAGCCCCGAGGGACAGCGGCTGGTGTGA